CACATTGCGCAATACAAACGCACTGATGACTCGATCAAAAGAGGCGGACACCACAGGAATGTCCGCACCGCTGGCGCGCAACAAAGTGGACGCTAACGGAGAAGGCACCCGCGTCTGATTCCGGCGCGCACACCGGAGCATGTCTGCGGAAATATCCACCCCAAGCACCCTGCCTGAGGCGCCCGGACGCTCGGAAACCTGGGAAGTCAAAACCCCGGTCCCGCAGCCCAGGTCCAGAATATCGCAATGCCCGGGAAGCCTGCGGATCAGGGTACGGCGCCAGGCCCGGTCCAAGCCAAAACTGGCCAGACTGTTGAATTGATCGTAGCGATGGGCAATGCGGTCAAAGACCCTCTCGACCTCGTTTTGCTCCAGGACCGGGCTGTTCATAGTTTTATAGTATACCTGAAGGGGGACGGACCTTCCGCAACTAATGGCAGAAGCTAGGGTTGGCGAGACCTGTCCCCAGAGTTAGAGAGAGGATTGGATTTGGGTCTGGAAGAGGGCGCGGGTCTGCAGAGTCTGAATGGAATCCGGTGCGGCACGGGTTCCGGGATCCGATGTGTCAAAGCTCAGCGCCTGCAATTCCCGAGCTGTAACGATATCTCGCGTAAGCTCCACAGAAGCGACACTGAGCGTATCGGGAATGGACTCCACCGTAGTTGTTCTTTCTGGAGATGATAACACCGCATCCGCACGCCCCACCTCGAGGACTATCCCATCAAAGCGTATGCCATTGATGACAACCGGCCCACTTTGGGACGCTGCGAAAGTTCCGGGGGGTTCGCCCTCCCGTACGTCCTGCGCAAAATTCTGGAATTCATTTACAAAACCATCTCGTTGGGAACCAATCACTGCAATCGTAGCACTTGTGTCCGCAGTCAAGACCCCTACAAGATTGAAAGCAACCGAAGTTATGTCATAAGCATAGGCGATGTCGGCAGGATCATAGGACTCACCCACATTCACCACATAGGTTATTGCACCGTCAACAGATTCTATGCGCTCAACTCCAATTCTTGCTGTTCCCAGGGGATCAGGAATACTCTGCTCCCGCTCAGCCAAAAGACCGGTCAGTGAATCCTCTGCTGCAGGAACCACAACATGCGGTATGGCTTCGTTCAAAGCATCGGTACCCAGAGTCACTTGTACCCCTCGCCAGATCTCACTCATACTGCCTCCCAGCAGCATTTCCATGGTATATATTCCCGTCCGGGAGTCCTTTCCAATCTGCAAGCCGGGGTGCTTTGCCAGAGACGCCAGCATGGCCTCAGGGGCTTGAATTGCCCTCTTCTCATCAA
The DNA window shown above is from Candidatus Omnitrophota bacterium and carries:
- a CDS encoding ubiquinone/menaquinone biosynthesis methyltransferase, which encodes MNSPVLEQNEVERVFDRIAHRYDQFNSLASFGLDRAWRRTLIRRLPGHCDILDLGCGTGVLTSQVSERPGASGRVLGVDISADMLRCARRNQTRVPSPLASTLLRASGADIPVVSASFDRVISAFVLRNVRSQMPRVLDEVFRVLRPHGQVLMLDLGKPGSAWMQNGHRWYLNRVLPRIGRVLTGTQEPFEYLSASILEFMEPEEVVRTMKEVGFCKSGFDAVYGGLVGIYWAEKDR